In Dyadobacter sp. CECT 9275, the following proteins share a genomic window:
- a CDS encoding Dol-P-Glc:Glc(2)Man(9)GlcNAc(2)-PP-Dol alpha-1,2-glucosyltransferase — MYHKKLFASLFLALLFLSIFFLKDRFQIPPYQDEFHYLATAIQFSKEPFPSLCLLTSYGELNTPIPFILGGWVVHLLGEDLLYLRILTSLFSFSLLMLFIWNSPDKSRRFWVCLLGLLLFPNYYLVSVYYYTDIFAMFFVLAGIVTYLRKAHWAGMLLFVAAVSCRQYMLAFPAAIVAFEIIPSLLKTGQLKALPQQLADNRVWLYYVAAVLSIVPWMMLWNGPAPAPVMAEQYYTSDKLIQYNFGFVLYASAVVAAYYVIPEMLFTGKFRYYLTYPVRYPKIFTAFFIFTITLAIGFPARQTYNPYFTWPYLGYLDQGLVAIGITGLMKQIIFALLMLLTCMRFITPPFNLASWIVVINILILGKAQLSWDKYSLPLIMALWFLAMFDQHQHPVPDDAELEPELMEETK, encoded by the coding sequence ATGTATCACAAAAAGTTATTCGCCTCTCTTTTTCTGGCCCTTTTATTTCTTTCCATATTCTTTTTAAAAGACCGCTTTCAAATACCTCCTTATCAGGATGAATTTCATTACCTGGCCACAGCAATCCAATTCAGTAAGGAACCGTTCCCTTCTCTCTGTCTGCTTACAAGCTATGGTGAACTAAATACTCCGATTCCATTTATCCTGGGAGGCTGGGTAGTTCATCTATTGGGCGAAGACCTTTTGTACCTGAGAATATTAACTTCTCTGTTCAGCTTTTCGTTACTCATGCTTTTCATTTGGAACAGTCCTGATAAATCGCGCAGGTTCTGGGTTTGCCTGCTGGGGCTGCTGTTATTTCCAAACTATTACCTGGTCAGCGTTTATTATTACACCGACATCTTTGCCATGTTTTTTGTTCTGGCAGGTATAGTGACCTATCTCCGGAAAGCGCATTGGGCAGGCATGCTGCTGTTTGTGGCGGCTGTGTCCTGCAGACAATATATGTTGGCATTTCCAGCGGCAATTGTTGCTTTTGAAATTATTCCCAGCCTTTTAAAAACAGGTCAGCTAAAAGCTTTGCCGCAGCAGTTGGCTGATAACCGGGTGTGGCTCTATTACGTCGCCGCCGTATTAAGCATTGTTCCATGGATGATGCTCTGGAACGGCCCGGCACCGGCACCTGTGATGGCTGAACAGTATTACACTTCCGATAAACTGATTCAATACAATTTCGGCTTCGTACTCTATGCCTCCGCTGTAGTAGCTGCTTATTACGTCATTCCCGAAATGCTTTTTACGGGCAAATTCAGATATTACCTGACTTACCCTGTAAGATATCCCAAAATATTTACAGCTTTTTTTATTTTCACCATAACACTTGCGATAGGTTTTCCGGCCCGGCAAACCTACAATCCCTATTTTACCTGGCCCTATTTGGGTTACCTTGACCAGGGGCTGGTAGCCATTGGCATAACCGGTTTGATGAAGCAGATAATTTTTGCGCTGCTCATGCTGCTCACGTGCATGCGTTTTATAACACCGCCATTTAACCTCGCCAGCTGGATAGTCGTAATTAATATACTGATACTTGGCAAAGCTCAATTGTCCTGGGACAAATATTCACTACCTCTGATCATGGCTCTTTGGTTTTTGGCTATGTTTGACCAACACCAGCATCCAGTTCCTGACGATGCCGAACTGGAACCCGAATTAATGGAGGAAACAAAATAA
- a CDS encoding quinone-dependent dihydroorotate dehydrogenase, which yields MYKLLISPILFLFDAERVHYFVCEVLHLAFKIPFIPSILRSVYTYEHPGLVQEIAGLRFRNPVGLAAGFDKNAEMVDELEALGFGFIEIGTVTPRPQPGNEKPRLFRLKSDRALINRMGFNNKGAAVAAHKLKQRKSKILVGGNIGKNKDTPNEQALSDYLICFRELFDVVDYFVVNVSSPNTPGLRDLQEKGPLTSLLRELQLKNKEKLQPKPIFLKIAPDLTDSQLDDIIDIVKVTGIAGVIATNTTISRANLKTPQQEVDKIGAGGLSGAPLTHRSTEVIRYLCDRSENAFPVIGVGGISSAQDALDKRRAGASLVQIYSGFIYEGPGLAKRICKAIAGN from the coding sequence ATGTATAAGTTACTGATCTCCCCGATATTATTTCTTTTTGATGCTGAGCGTGTTCACTATTTTGTGTGCGAAGTGCTTCATCTGGCTTTCAAAATCCCTTTTATCCCATCCATTCTCAGAAGTGTCTATACTTACGAGCACCCCGGGCTCGTTCAGGAAATTGCCGGGCTCAGGTTCAGGAATCCCGTAGGACTAGCGGCCGGATTTGATAAAAATGCGGAAATGGTTGACGAACTGGAAGCATTGGGGTTTGGGTTTATCGAAATCGGGACGGTGACACCACGGCCGCAGCCTGGAAATGAGAAACCAAGGCTTTTCAGGTTAAAGTCTGACCGCGCCCTGATCAACCGGATGGGTTTTAACAACAAAGGTGCAGCAGTAGCGGCCCATAAGCTGAAACAAAGGAAATCGAAGATTTTGGTAGGAGGGAACATTGGTAAGAATAAGGACACTCCCAATGAACAGGCCCTGAGTGACTATCTGATCTGTTTCAGAGAATTGTTTGATGTAGTAGATTATTTTGTGGTGAACGTTAGCTCTCCCAATACGCCGGGCCTGAGAGACTTGCAGGAAAAAGGCCCACTTACCAGTTTGCTGCGGGAACTCCAGTTAAAAAATAAAGAAAAGCTTCAGCCCAAGCCAATATTTCTTAAAATTGCGCCTGATTTGACCGATAGTCAGCTGGATGACATTATTGATATAGTGAAGGTTACGGGCATTGCCGGGGTGATTGCCACCAATACGACTATCAGCCGGGCCAATCTTAAAACACCTCAGCAGGAAGTTGACAAAATAGGTGCAGGCGGGTTAAGTGGGGCACCTTTAACACACCGGTCAACGGAAGTAATTCGTTATCTTTGTGACCGGTCCGAAAATGCTTTTCCAGTCATTGGGGTGGGAGGCATATCTTCTGCACAAGACGCACTGGATAAGCGTCGGGCAGGGGCCAGCCTTGTACAGATATACTCGGGCTTTATTTATGAAGGACCGGGTCTGGCAAAAAGAATATGTAAAGCAATAGCAGGAAACTGA
- a CDS encoding FtsK/SpoIIIE family DNA translocase, which produces MSVNKIRGSAGRPKDEDLAKQSSRLSLDWESLFLSPKSSLAWGIFFLILGLILEISFLSYIVTGISDQSVVDGLGQQSIRDAGRQTRNALGVLGATFSHIFVYRWFGVGALLIPIISFVSGWKIAFGRELLALNKTTKEVIFFTIWISTLMGYIVLMSNTENNLSFISGGIGYAINVFLFDWLKWGSVIPIVFALFLFSVYFYDTQSLFRGFQRNDPEADPEPDEEEELTEEIPVVAKRKYQSVLNDTYDDEDEVPEPEVVSEPDIVQPPLIATPPVVVAEPVKAVTEVEFSDAPAPQPLVNKDAVLELEVEDTTSQKEPVMAEEDDDDINASILREFGQYDHTLDLPSYQFPNLGLLSDAIDNQEKVTQEELESNKTRIVDTLGSYGINISKIKATIGPTVTLYEIIPEAGVRISKIKNLEGDIALSLAALGIRIIAPMPGRGTIGIEVPNKNRETVFIRSVLSNERFQKSTYDLPVILGKTISNEIHIADLAKMPHLLMAGATGQGKSVGLNVILASLIYKKHPAELKFVLVDPKKVELTLFNKLERHFLAKLPGAEEAIITDTKKVIFTLNSLCIEMDSRYDLLKEAAVRNLKEYNAKFAQRRLSPEKGHRFLPYIVLVIDELADLMMTAGKEVETPIARLAQLARAVGIHLVVATQRPSVKVITGLIKANFPARLSFRVTSSIDSRTILDMGGAEQLVGQGDMLLAINSEVIRLQCPFIDTREIEDVCDFIGSQRGYDGAYALPEYEGEEGSDSKSDLNPEDFDGLLPDAARLIVTHQQGSTSLIQRKMKLGYNRAGRIMDQLELIGVVGPFTGSKARDVMFHDLNMLEEHLSTMGIG; this is translated from the coding sequence ATGTCAGTAAATAAGATAAGGGGTAGTGCAGGACGGCCCAAAGATGAAGACTTGGCAAAGCAGTCGTCCAGATTATCTCTGGATTGGGAGAGCCTTTTTTTGAGCCCTAAAAGTTCGCTGGCATGGGGTATATTCTTTCTTATCCTCGGCCTGATTCTTGAAATTTCCTTTTTGTCCTACATCGTAACGGGTATCTCAGACCAGAGCGTTGTGGACGGGCTGGGGCAGCAATCCATCCGCGATGCAGGGCGGCAAACACGAAACGCCCTGGGTGTTCTGGGGGCAACTTTTTCTCACATTTTTGTATATCGCTGGTTCGGCGTGGGGGCACTTCTGATACCTATCATCTCCTTTGTTTCAGGTTGGAAAATTGCTTTTGGAAGGGAGCTGCTTGCACTTAACAAAACCACCAAAGAGGTAATCTTTTTTACCATCTGGATCAGTACACTGATGGGATATATTGTCCTGATGAGCAATACGGAAAATAACCTGAGCTTTATTTCGGGCGGAATTGGTTACGCCATCAATGTGTTTCTTTTCGACTGGCTGAAATGGGGAAGTGTCATTCCCATTGTGTTCGCGTTGTTTTTGTTTTCGGTTTACTTCTATGATACCCAGTCGTTGTTCAGAGGTTTTCAGCGTAATGATCCGGAGGCGGATCCCGAGCCGGACGAAGAGGAGGAACTTACCGAAGAAATACCTGTGGTGGCGAAAAGGAAGTATCAGTCTGTACTGAATGATACCTACGACGATGAGGATGAAGTACCGGAACCAGAAGTTGTAAGCGAACCAGACATAGTTCAGCCCCCGTTAATAGCCACCCCTCCGGTTGTGGTAGCGGAGCCGGTCAAGGCGGTGACGGAGGTCGAGTTTTCGGATGCCCCGGCACCTCAGCCTTTGGTGAATAAGGATGCCGTTCTTGAGCTGGAAGTGGAAGATACCACGAGCCAGAAGGAACCTGTAATGGCCGAGGAGGATGATGACGATATAAATGCGTCCATCCTGCGGGAATTTGGCCAGTACGATCACACACTGGACCTGCCCTCCTACCAGTTCCCTAATCTGGGATTGCTGAGCGACGCCATCGATAATCAGGAGAAAGTAACACAGGAAGAGCTGGAAAGCAACAAGACCCGCATTGTGGATACCCTTGGAAGTTACGGCATCAATATCTCCAAGATAAAAGCTACTATAGGGCCGACGGTCACTTTGTATGAAATCATCCCGGAGGCCGGTGTGAGAATTTCCAAGATCAAAAACCTGGAAGGAGACATAGCGCTAAGTCTTGCTGCGCTGGGTATCCGGATCATTGCCCCAATGCCCGGACGTGGAACAATTGGAATAGAAGTCCCCAACAAGAATCGCGAAACGGTCTTTATCCGGTCCGTTTTGTCGAATGAGCGTTTCCAGAAATCGACCTATGATCTACCGGTGATTTTGGGTAAAACCATTTCCAATGAAATTCATATTGCCGATCTGGCCAAAATGCCTCACCTGCTCATGGCCGGGGCAACAGGGCAGGGTAAGTCTGTGGGATTGAACGTTATTCTCGCGTCTCTGATCTATAAAAAACATCCGGCTGAATTGAAATTTGTGCTGGTGGATCCTAAAAAGGTAGAATTAACACTTTTCAACAAGCTCGAAAGGCATTTCCTAGCCAAGCTTCCTGGGGCCGAAGAAGCCATTATTACCGATACCAAAAAGGTTATTTTTACCCTGAATTCGCTTTGCATTGAAATGGATTCAAGGTATGATCTGCTAAAAGAGGCGGCGGTTCGTAATCTGAAGGAATACAATGCCAAATTTGCCCAGAGAAGATTGAGCCCTGAAAAGGGACATCGCTTTCTGCCCTACATTGTTCTGGTGATCGATGAGCTTGCCGACCTGATGATGACTGCGGGCAAGGAAGTGGAAACTCCGATAGCGAGGCTGGCTCAGCTGGCCCGGGCGGTAGGAATTCACCTGGTAGTGGCTACGCAGCGTCCTTCGGTAAAGGTTATTACGGGTCTGATCAAGGCCAACTTTCCGGCCAGGTTGTCTTTCCGGGTAACATCCAGTATCGATTCCCGCACCATTCTCGATATGGGCGGAGCGGAACAGCTTGTTGGACAGGGAGATATGCTGTTGGCGATTAACTCTGAAGTGATCCGTTTACAGTGCCCCTTTATTGATACCAGGGAAATTGAAGATGTTTGTGATTTCATCGGCTCGCAGAGAGGATATGATGGGGCCTATGCCTTGCCGGAATATGAAGGAGAGGAAGGCTCCGATTCTAAAAGCGACCTTAATCCCGAGGATTTTGACGGCCTGTTGCCCGACGCCGCCCGGCTGATCGTGACTCACCAGCAAGGGAGTACTTCTCTAATTCAGCGTAAAATGAAGCTTGGGTATAACCGTGCGGGCCGTATCATGGACCAGCTTGAACTGATTGGCGTGGTGGGCCCTTTCACGGGCAGCAAAGCAAGAGACGTGATGTTCCATGACCTGAATATGCTCGAAGAACATCTTAGTACCATGGGTATTGGCTAG
- a CDS encoding LolA family protein: MNTSKITKLIPFAVMVLTLIFQSSFAQGDKKSTAILDAMSTKYQKMKSFKALFTYTPEGGTALKGDVTVKGTKFRLKMAGQEIYNDGKLMATYIKETNEVNLQDFDPSSAGELDPTKIYSAYKKGFKHNFLQEKKDGKDVVEVVELTSTNKNSQVAKVQLLISKVDKTIKSWKIFQKNGQKVDYKVEQFQPDVAVADNFFTFNSKQYPGVEVVDLR, encoded by the coding sequence ATGAATACTTCGAAAATCACTAAACTAATCCCGTTTGCCGTAATGGTTCTAACCCTGATTTTTCAATCCTCGTTTGCACAGGGAGACAAAAAGTCGACGGCCATTTTGGATGCCATGAGTACCAAATATCAGAAAATGAAATCCTTCAAGGCGCTGTTTACTTATACGCCGGAGGGGGGGACTGCCCTTAAGGGTGATGTTACGGTAAAAGGTACCAAGTTTCGCCTGAAAATGGCAGGCCAGGAGATTTATAATGATGGCAAGCTGATGGCCACCTACATCAAAGAAACAAATGAAGTAAACCTTCAGGATTTTGATCCTTCATCTGCCGGGGAGCTGGATCCGACGAAGATCTATTCGGCTTATAAAAAAGGTTTCAAGCACAATTTCCTACAGGAGAAAAAAGACGGAAAGGATGTGGTTGAAGTTGTTGAGCTTACGTCGACCAATAAAAACAGCCAGGTGGCAAAAGTGCAGCTGCTGATCAGCAAGGTTGACAAAACAATTAAAAGCTGGAAAATTTTCCAGAAAAACGGACAGAAAGTAGACTATAAAGTGGAGCAGTTCCAGCCTGATGTAGCTGTTGCCGATAATTTTTTCACATTCAATTCCAAGCAGTACCCCGGCGTGGAAGTTGTGGATCTGAGATAG
- a CDS encoding putative oxidoreductase C-terminal domain-containing protein has protein sequence MKTKLITVALSGILALNQGCNTTKETTQAKSKPLSLLVVEPGHFHAALVQKSMYEDVDSLVHVYASEGPDVKAYLDKIEKYNTRPEDATSWKEEVYTGPDFLDKMLAEKKGNVVVLAGNNQKKTDYIKKSVDAGLNVLADKPMAIDDAGFGLLQEAFASADKNKVLLYDIMTERYEITNTLQRELASLPDIFGELQKGTPQDPAVVKESVHHFFKYISGEPLIRPTWFFDVNQQGEGIVDVTTHLVDLVQWSCFPNVTLDYKKDIELLSAKRKATEVTASQFKLVTKSEKFPDFLSKDVKDTVLSVYANGEINYKLKGVNARVAVYWNFQAPEGTGDTHYSIMKGSKANLIVRQGKDQKFKPVLYIEPVEKDKTYEAALATAFKSVQDKFPGIELKKNDKGWEITIPAKYDTGHESHFAQVANKYMEYLKEGKLPAWEVPNMVAKYYTTTSALKLAKEKK, from the coding sequence ATGAAGACAAAACTTATAACCGTTGCGCTGAGCGGCATACTTGCATTGAACCAGGGATGTAATACCACCAAAGAAACCACGCAGGCCAAGTCCAAACCGCTAAGTCTGCTAGTTGTAGAACCGGGTCATTTCCATGCGGCCCTGGTACAAAAATCTATGTACGAGGATGTTGACTCCCTAGTACATGTTTACGCTTCCGAAGGGCCTGACGTGAAAGCGTATCTGGACAAAATTGAAAAGTACAATACCCGCCCGGAAGACGCAACAAGCTGGAAAGAAGAGGTATATACCGGTCCTGACTTCCTGGACAAAATGCTTGCCGAAAAGAAAGGTAATGTAGTGGTACTGGCAGGAAACAATCAAAAGAAAACTGACTATATCAAAAAGTCGGTAGATGCAGGCCTGAATGTACTGGCAGACAAGCCGATGGCGATCGACGATGCGGGCTTTGGCTTGCTTCAGGAAGCCTTTGCAAGCGCTGATAAAAATAAGGTACTGCTTTATGATATCATGACAGAACGCTACGAAATTACCAATACCTTGCAGCGCGAACTGGCCTCTTTACCCGATATTTTCGGTGAACTGCAAAAAGGAACGCCACAGGACCCGGCCGTTGTAAAAGAAAGCGTGCATCACTTTTTTAAATATATATCCGGCGAACCGCTGATCCGCCCTACCTGGTTTTTTGACGTAAATCAGCAGGGTGAAGGAATAGTGGATGTTACCACACACCTGGTAGACCTGGTGCAATGGAGCTGTTTCCCTAACGTAACCCTGGATTATAAAAAAGACATTGAGCTGCTTTCCGCAAAAAGAAAAGCTACGGAGGTTACTGCTTCCCAGTTCAAATTGGTTACCAAAAGTGAAAAATTCCCCGATTTCCTCAGCAAGGATGTAAAGGATACGGTACTGAGTGTATATGCAAACGGCGAAATAAATTATAAACTAAAAGGTGTTAACGCCCGTGTGGCAGTTTACTGGAACTTCCAGGCACCGGAAGGAACGGGAGATACCCACTATTCGATCATGAAAGGCTCTAAAGCCAACCTGATTGTCCGCCAGGGAAAAGACCAGAAGTTCAAGCCGGTACTATATATCGAGCCGGTTGAAAAGGATAAAACTTATGAAGCAGCGCTGGCCACTGCATTCAAATCCGTTCAGGATAAGTTTCCAGGTATCGAGTTAAAGAAAAACGACAAAGGCTGGGAAATTACAATACCTGCCAAATACGACACAGGCCACGAATCTCATTTCGCCCAGGTTGCCAACAAATACATGGAATATCTCAAGGAAGGTAAGTTACCTGCATGGGAAGTACCAAACATGGTAGCCAAATATTACACAACTACCTCAGCGCTGAAACTGGCGAAGGAGAAGAAATAA
- a CDS encoding glucosamine-6-phosphate deaminase has translation MSTQAQEIKIDRLNVKIFENRRLMGIEAAQTVAAKIRELQKTQETIHIIFASAPSQNEFLEVLMQEKDIAWEKINAFHMDEYVNLPGDAPQSFGHFLKVRLFDHVPVGQVFYLNGNATDIEAECKRYADLLIKYPTDIVCLGIGENCHLAFNDPHVAFFNDPLIVKQVELDTPCRQQQVNDECFDTFEDVPTHALTITIPALLKAKYAYAMVPGTKKAEAIQHTLEDDIQEAYPSTVLRNHPNVTLFIDKDSAGKLREISSYSQA, from the coding sequence ATGAGTACACAGGCACAAGAAATTAAAATAGATCGCCTCAACGTAAAAATATTCGAAAACCGCCGGCTTATGGGTATCGAAGCGGCTCAAACGGTAGCGGCCAAGATTCGCGAACTTCAGAAAACCCAGGAAACCATTCATATCATTTTCGCCTCCGCTCCCTCTCAAAACGAATTTCTGGAAGTGCTGATGCAGGAAAAAGATATCGCCTGGGAAAAAATAAACGCTTTCCACATGGATGAATATGTGAACCTGCCAGGAGATGCCCCCCAGAGTTTTGGGCATTTTCTTAAGGTAAGATTATTTGACCATGTACCAGTCGGACAAGTTTTTTACCTGAACGGTAACGCTACCGATATCGAAGCGGAATGCAAAAGATATGCGGATTTACTGATTAAATACCCTACTGACATCGTTTGTCTGGGCATAGGAGAAAACTGCCACCTGGCTTTTAATGATCCCCACGTGGCCTTTTTTAACGATCCGCTGATTGTAAAACAGGTGGAACTGGATACTCCCTGCCGCCAGCAGCAAGTGAACGATGAATGCTTCGACACCTTTGAGGATGTTCCCACCCATGCCCTTACGATTACCATTCCTGCCTTGTTGAAGGCGAAATATGCTTATGCAATGGTACCTGGCACAAAAAAGGCGGAAGCCATTCAGCATACACTGGAAGATGACATTCAGGAGGCTTACCCTTCCACCGTTTTAAGGAACCACCCGAACGTTACGTTATTTATTGACAAAGACAGTGCAGGTAAATTGAGGGAAATCTCGTCTTATAGTCAGGCTTGA
- the nagA gene encoding N-acetylglucosamine-6-phosphate deacetylase: protein MRIKIINGKILTPYRTIHNGTVVIENGVIAGVHERDMDVPDARILDAKGHYVAPGFIDLHIHGGGGYDFMDGTEEAFLKIAELHAQYGTTAMVPTTLTSEKEDLLKTLDIYETAHRNNTRGAQFLGMHLEGPYFAVSQRGAQDPRYIRHPDPAEYEEILAYSDSITRWSAAPELPGAITFGKRLRQKGILAAVAHTDAIYEEVLDAYENGYSLATHLYSAMSGVTRKNAFRYAGTIESAFLLDMDVEIIADGVHLPAPLLKLVYKIKGADRTALITDAMRAAGMPEGESVLGPLATGLKVIVEDGVAKLPDRTSFAGSVSTADRLVRNMVHMADVSLLDAVRMMSTTPARIMGVENRKGSVVAGKDADIVIFDSNIHIQTTIVKGSVVYQKN from the coding sequence ATGAGAATTAAAATAATAAACGGAAAGATACTAACACCGTACAGGACCATCCATAACGGAACGGTGGTGATAGAAAATGGCGTCATAGCCGGAGTACATGAAAGAGACATGGATGTACCTGATGCCCGAATCCTGGATGCCAAAGGACATTATGTGGCTCCCGGGTTTATAGATCTCCACATCCATGGTGGCGGTGGATATGACTTTATGGACGGGACAGAAGAAGCCTTCCTGAAAATTGCGGAACTCCATGCGCAATATGGTACCACCGCTATGGTACCCACTACCCTCACAAGTGAAAAGGAAGACTTGCTCAAAACCCTTGATATCTACGAAACGGCGCATCGGAACAATACCCGGGGAGCACAGTTTCTGGGTATGCACCTTGAAGGACCCTATTTTGCCGTAAGCCAGCGCGGCGCGCAGGACCCACGTTATATCCGCCATCCTGACCCTGCGGAATATGAAGAAATACTTGCCTATTCCGATTCCATTACACGCTGGAGCGCCGCACCTGAATTACCCGGAGCGATTACTTTTGGCAAAAGATTAAGACAGAAAGGAATTCTGGCAGCCGTTGCACATACCGACGCCATCTATGAAGAAGTGCTGGATGCGTATGAAAACGGTTATTCTCTGGCCACACATTTGTATTCTGCCATGTCGGGTGTAACCAGGAAAAATGCGTTCAGATATGCAGGCACAATTGAAAGTGCCTTCCTGCTGGATATGGATGTGGAAATCATAGCCGACGGTGTTCATCTCCCGGCGCCTCTTTTAAAACTGGTGTACAAGATCAAAGGAGCCGACCGGACCGCGCTGATCACCGACGCCATGCGTGCCGCAGGCATGCCAGAAGGAGAAAGTGTCCTAGGACCTCTCGCAACCGGCCTCAAGGTGATTGTGGAAGACGGAGTTGCCAAATTACCCGACCGTACCTCCTTCGCAGGAAGCGTTTCCACCGCCGACAGGCTCGTACGCAACATGGTTCACATGGCCGATGTTTCACTACTCGATGCCGTAAGAATGATGAGCACAACACCTGCCAGAATCATGGGTGTTGAAAACCGCAAAGGCTCCGTCGTAGCAGGAAAGGATGCGGACATTGTCATTTTTGACAGCAACATTCATATCCAGACGACTATTGTCAAGGGCAGCGTGGTTTACCAGAAAAACTAG
- a CDS encoding Gfo/Idh/MocA family protein has protein sequence MKKIIETDLLPSRRSFIKHSSLALGGALLSPGAERVFVNNSNNDVIRIALIGCGKRGAGAAAQALTASKNVRLVALADVFRDQLDETFFHLSKIEKLKGQIDVPENHKFVGFDAYKKAIELADVVLLATPAPFRPDHFEAAIAASKHVFMEKPLASDAPGIRKILATGELATRKKLSVVVGLQNRYDPTHQEFVNLIKEGAIGDVLSANCYYMVGNINLVPRKPGWTEMEYQVRNWRYFNWLWAGSPAGLQIHNDDVVNWVKNGYPVRAQGVGGRSAFKGPDNGDVYDHFYVEYEYADGFKLHSEIRHIDGTMKKNGFSFLGTKGYGDLATGLKEHNGKVIWKKNDRIIHNPYQIEHDKLFESITTGKLINDTEWGAKSTMACIIGRMAAHSGQTIEWDEAMQSNVSIVPEKLAWDANPLVMPDQNGNYPVPVAGVATV, from the coding sequence ATGAAAAAGATCATTGAAACTGATTTGCTCCCGTCACGCCGCTCATTCATAAAACATTCATCCCTTGCCCTTGGAGGAGCACTTTTAAGCCCGGGAGCCGAAAGGGTATTCGTTAACAATTCCAACAATGATGTGATCAGGATCGCACTCATTGGCTGTGGTAAACGGGGTGCAGGAGCGGCGGCACAAGCCTTAACGGCATCAAAAAACGTACGGCTTGTGGCCCTTGCCGATGTCTTCCGCGATCAGCTGGATGAAACCTTTTTTCATTTGTCCAAAATTGAAAAGCTCAAGGGGCAGATCGACGTGCCCGAGAATCATAAATTCGTGGGTTTTGATGCCTACAAAAAGGCTATTGAGCTGGCCGATGTAGTATTGCTGGCGACCCCGGCGCCTTTCCGTCCCGACCATTTTGAAGCAGCAATAGCGGCATCAAAACATGTTTTTATGGAAAAGCCACTTGCCTCAGACGCGCCGGGTATCCGGAAGATACTGGCAACAGGCGAACTCGCCACCAGGAAGAAACTGTCAGTGGTGGTAGGCCTCCAGAATCGCTATGATCCTACACATCAGGAATTTGTAAATCTGATCAAAGAAGGTGCCATAGGTGATGTACTTTCCGCCAACTGTTATTATATGGTGGGCAATATCAATCTGGTACCCCGCAAACCAGGGTGGACCGAGATGGAATACCAGGTCAGGAACTGGAGATACTTCAACTGGCTTTGGGCAGGTTCACCGGCCGGCCTTCAGATACACAACGATGATGTTGTGAACTGGGTCAAAAACGGGTATCCCGTCAGAGCGCAGGGTGTGGGCGGGCGTTCCGCCTTTAAAGGCCCCGACAATGGAGATGTTTACGATCATTTTTATGTAGAATATGAGTATGCCGATGGCTTTAAGCTGCATAGCGAGATACGCCATATTGATGGAACCATGAAGAAAAACGGGTTCTCCTTCTTAGGAACAAAAGGCTATGGCGACCTGGCCACCGGTTTGAAAGAGCATAACGGGAAAGTAATCTGGAAAAAAAACGATCGGATCATTCACAATCCTTATCAGATCGAGCACGATAAATTATTTGAAAGCATTACCACAGGAAAGCTGATTAATGATACGGAATGGGGTGCCAAAAGTACCATGGCCTGTATCATAGGCCGGATGGCGGCACATTCGGGACAGACCATAGAATGGGACGAGGCCATGCAATCGAACGTCAGTATTGTACCGGAAAAACTGGCATGGGATGCTAATCCTCTGGTAATGCCTGACCAAAATGGAAATTACCCGGTTCCGGTAGCCGGAGTAGCCACTGTGTAA